The Xylanibacillus composti genome has a window encoding:
- a CDS encoding aldo/keto reductase, translated as MKMKRLGNSEIEVSPLGFGCWAIGGPFWLDGMPDGWGEVDDRESERAIERALERGIQFFDTADVYGTGHSEEMIGKALRGRRHEAVIATKFGFTYDADTRNVYSRTDISASYIRSACEASLRRLGTEYIDLYQLHAGDIPFSQIDAVIDALERLKQQGWIRAYGWSTTNAAAAEMFAKRSSCVSIQHPFNVLIGNSDMIDLCERNQLTSINNAPLAMGLLSGKFHMASRLPIDDVRGSKHEWVLYFKDGRPKAEYVEALDAVREILTSGNRSLVQGALAWIWGKHDCTLPIPGMKSVKQVDEAAEAISAGPLTPEQIKEIDEILHSRSVS; from the coding sequence ATGAAAATGAAAAGATTGGGGAATTCGGAAATAGAGGTCAGTCCGCTTGGATTTGGTTGCTGGGCAATCGGCGGACCATTCTGGTTAGACGGCATGCCGGACGGATGGGGGGAGGTCGATGATCGCGAGTCGGAACGCGCCATTGAGCGGGCTTTGGAACGGGGCATTCAATTTTTCGATACTGCGGATGTATATGGCACCGGGCATAGCGAGGAAATGATCGGCAAAGCGTTGCGCGGACGTAGGCATGAGGCGGTGATCGCCACCAAATTCGGCTTTACCTACGATGCTGATACCCGTAATGTATATTCGAGGACAGATATCTCCGCTTCATATATCCGTTCAGCCTGCGAAGCGTCGCTAAGGAGGCTGGGGACAGAATACATCGATTTGTATCAGCTCCATGCAGGCGATATTCCGTTCTCGCAGATCGATGCCGTCATCGACGCGCTGGAAAGGCTGAAGCAGCAAGGCTGGATTCGCGCATACGGCTGGAGCACAACGAATGCGGCGGCTGCGGAGATGTTCGCCAAGCGCTCGTCCTGTGTATCGATTCAGCACCCCTTCAACGTCTTAATTGGCAACTCGGATATGATCGATTTGTGTGAGCGGAACCAGCTGACCAGTATTAACAATGCTCCGCTGGCGATGGGGCTGCTGAGTGGAAAATTCCATATGGCCTCCCGTCTGCCGATAGACGATGTGCGCGGCAGCAAGCACGAATGGGTACTGTACTTCAAAGATGGCCGGCCCAAGGCCGAATATGTGGAGGCGCTGGATGCTGTCCGGGAAATTTTGACCTCCGGCAATCGAAGTTTGGTGCAGGGAGCGCTCGCCTGGATTTGGGGCAAACATGACTGCACGCTGCCGATACCCGGAATGAAGAGTGTGAAGCAAGTCGACGAAGCGGCGGAGGCGATAAGCGCAGGTCCGCTTACCCCGGAGCAGATCAAGGAAATTGATGAAATACTCCATAGCCGCTCCGTATCCTAG
- a CDS encoding PadR family transcriptional regulator, with the protein MSLRSQLLKGILEGCILAVISRQSVYGYELSMKLQTFGLEVSEGSIYPILLRLQKEQLIRGEMRESPSGPNRKYYFLTKEGEQALSDFADNWESLKTPVDQILSKEEPQ; encoded by the coding sequence TTGTCGTTAAGAAGCCAATTGCTGAAGGGGATTCTCGAAGGCTGCATCCTTGCAGTGATCTCTCGTCAAAGCGTGTACGGCTATGAATTGTCGATGAAGCTGCAGACATTCGGTTTGGAAGTGAGTGAAGGCTCGATTTATCCGATTCTGCTTCGGCTTCAGAAGGAACAGCTGATTCGCGGCGAGATGAGAGAATCGCCGAGCGGGCCGAACCGGAAGTATTACTTTCTTACGAAGGAGGGCGAACAGGCCCTTTCTGATTTCGCCGATAACTGGGAAAGCCTGAAAACACCGGTGGATCAAATATTGAGCAAGGAGGAACCACAATGA
- a CDS encoding DUF1129 family protein, with translation MKAKDLIRLNNEKRERLSKENLEYYNDLLVYTRLSFHKSEQETEEILSELLDHLLEAQAEGKTAQDIFGDDPKKYAESILGELPRMAFKEWGMFAVAGIFYFFAASTIITGLFALFMDGSRTYYAGTVAIKVMLSFPLAMLILYMIMLFLRWFVFSKLNKVAEFLLLWLFGTGSAGLFFVVFFLTPEFGPTVEVPAYAVLATGIVLCVFGRLVQKIGK, from the coding sequence ATGAAAGCGAAGGATCTCATACGGTTGAATAATGAAAAGCGCGAGCGATTGTCGAAGGAAAATCTTGAATATTACAATGATCTGCTCGTTTATACTCGCTTGTCCTTTCATAAATCCGAGCAGGAAACCGAAGAGATATTATCCGAACTGCTTGATCATTTGCTGGAAGCACAGGCAGAAGGCAAGACCGCACAGGACATCTTCGGCGACGATCCGAAGAAGTATGCAGAAAGCATTTTAGGCGAGCTTCCGAGAATGGCATTCAAGGAATGGGGGATGTTTGCCGTTGCGGGCATCTTCTATTTTTTTGCCGCAAGCACGATAATTACTGGGTTGTTTGCCTTGTTTATGGACGGCTCCCGAACGTACTATGCCGGGACCGTTGCGATTAAAGTGATGCTTTCGTTTCCACTGGCGATGCTGATTCTGTACATGATCATGCTCTTTCTGCGCTGGTTCGTCTTCTCAAAGCTGAATAAAGTTGCCGAATTTCTTCTTCTCTGGTTGTTCGGAACCGGTTCTGCCGGTCTGTTTTTCGTCGTATTCTTTCTTACCCCGGAGTTCGGTCCGACAGTGGAAGTGCCTGCCTATGCTGTACTTGCGACAGGTATTGTTCTCTGTGTGTTTGGCCGTCTGGTTCAGAAGATTGGCAAATAA
- the pdxR gene encoding MocR-like pyridoxine biosynthesis transcription factor PdxR produces the protein MFGIYLDPASRTPVTSQLCNQLRQKIEYGELAEGTRLPPTRRLAQEFGIARNIAIDAYEQLIAEGYLIGQPGSGTYVAEGIRLTATSRSNAEMPVMIPGIDDQPKAKDLIDFTVGTPDLQSFPRKIWAKYLKTAAETAPGELYDYGDIRGVQELRVEIAAYLHRTRGMRCHSGQIMIVSGSSEGMALIAQAMRPSFASVYLEDPTIEFAQHIFFHAHYGITPMEVDASGMRLHEISRFQNGHLMLLTPSHQFPTGSILSIRRRQHAVRLAEQADAYIIEDDYDGDFRLKGVPIPSLHTLNPDRVIYVGTFSKTLAPGMRIGFLVVPPALLGRFAELKENLNLRAQAVPQAALAQFMKDGRLDRHIHKMKGIYRARRNVLVNALKQKFGDWFRIRGDEAGMHVLLEVTGEPWIDSWQHSAAFGVRVHEVEDYCLLKGKRTHQIVLGYGNVQKEDIETGIERLHQFVQHEAAYLP, from the coding sequence ATGTTTGGCATTTACCTTGATCCGGCGTCGCGCACACCTGTCACTTCTCAGCTCTGCAACCAGCTTCGCCAAAAAATTGAGTACGGAGAATTGGCGGAAGGAACGCGTCTGCCTCCTACCCGAAGGCTGGCGCAGGAATTCGGCATTGCGCGCAACATCGCCATCGACGCTTATGAGCAATTGATCGCGGAAGGCTACCTGATCGGCCAGCCTGGCTCCGGCACCTATGTGGCCGAGGGAATCAGGCTGACCGCCACAAGCCGGAGCAATGCGGAAATGCCCGTTATGATTCCAGGCATAGACGATCAGCCGAAAGCGAAGGACTTGATCGATTTCACCGTAGGGACACCGGATTTGCAGAGCTTTCCTAGGAAAATATGGGCCAAATACTTGAAAACGGCGGCAGAGACGGCGCCAGGCGAGTTATACGATTACGGGGATATTCGAGGCGTGCAGGAGCTAAGGGTTGAAATTGCCGCCTATTTGCACAGAACGAGAGGCATGCGCTGCCATTCGGGCCAGATTATGATCGTATCCGGCTCCTCCGAAGGAATGGCCCTGATAGCCCAAGCGATGCGGCCAAGCTTCGCCTCCGTGTATTTGGAGGACCCGACAATTGAATTTGCGCAGCACATCTTCTTTCATGCCCATTATGGCATCACGCCAATGGAAGTCGATGCATCCGGCATGAGGCTGCACGAAATTTCCCGCTTCCAGAACGGCCATCTCATGCTGCTCACGCCGTCGCATCAATTTCCAACCGGCAGCATCTTGTCGATTCGACGGCGCCAGCATGCCGTCAGACTTGCAGAGCAGGCGGATGCCTATATCATCGAAGACGATTACGATGGCGACTTTCGGCTGAAGGGCGTCCCCATTCCTTCGCTGCACACATTAAATCCCGACAGGGTCATTTATGTCGGGACGTTCAGCAAAACGCTCGCACCCGGCATGCGCATCGGCTTCCTTGTTGTCCCACCCGCCCTGCTAGGGCGCTTCGCCGAATTGAAGGAGAATCTGAACCTGCGTGCACAGGCCGTACCGCAAGCGGCGCTTGCCCAATTTATGAAGGATGGGCGATTGGACCGCCATATTCACAAGATGAAAGGAATCTATCGAGCCAGACGCAACGTGCTGGTCAACGCATTGAAACAGAAATTTGGCGATTGGTTCCGAATCCGGGGCGATGAGGCGGGGATGCATGTGCTCCTCGAAGTGACGGGAGAGCCATGGATTGACAGCTGGCAGCATTCAGCAGCGTTTGGGGTGCGCGTCCACGAGGTCGAAGACTACTGCCTGCTCAAAGGAAAGCGCACCCATCAAATCGTATTGGGTTACGGGAATGTTCAAAAGGAAGACATAGAGACCGGCATCGAAAGGCTGCATCAATTTGTACAGCATGAGGCCGCATATCTGCCCTAG